One genomic region from candidate division WOR-3 bacterium encodes:
- the eno gene encoding phosphopyruvate hydratase: MEEIIVDIKAREILDSRGNPTIEAECILESGVIGRAAVPSGASTGTREALELRDGDKKRYNGKGVLNAVNNVNNIIGQEITGKNCFDQRLIDMEMCKLDGTENKSKLGANAILAVSMAVARAASNFLDMPLYRYLGGTNACELPTPFCNILNGGKHADNNLDIQEFMIVPGNFPNFKEAIRAACEVFHSLKKILSEKGYVTSVGDEGGFAPNLSTNEEAIELILKAIEKAGYRIGEEIAIALDSAASEFYEGGLYNFEGKKLSSDEMISIYRNWVEKYPIISIEDGLAEADWEGWEKLTKELGNKIQIVGDDIFVTNTSIIKKGMERNISNAVLIKLNQIGTVTETIEAIQLTKDNGWKALVSHRSGETADTFIAHLAVGLNTGQIKTGSLSRSERLEKYNELLRIEEELGNAAKFKRFF, translated from the coding sequence ATGGAAGAAATAATCGTTGATATTAAGGCAAGAGAAATCTTGGATTCAAGAGGAAATCCCACGATAGAAGCAGAATGTATATTAGAATCAGGAGTAATTGGAAGAGCAGCCGTCCCTTCAGGAGCCTCTACAGGAACAAGAGAAGCTCTTGAGCTTAGAGACGGAGATAAAAAAAGATATAATGGAAAGGGAGTTCTTAATGCAGTAAATAATGTCAATAACATTATAGGACAAGAAATTACAGGCAAAAATTGTTTTGATCAAAGACTGATTGACATGGAAATGTGCAAGTTAGATGGAACAGAGAATAAAAGTAAACTTGGAGCTAATGCTATTCTTGCTGTTTCAATGGCAGTAGCAAGGGCCGCAAGCAATTTCTTAGATATGCCCCTTTACCGTTATCTTGGAGGGACAAATGCTTGTGAACTCCCTACTCCTTTCTGTAATATATTAAATGGTGGTAAACATGCAGATAATAATCTTGATATTCAAGAATTTATGATAGTTCCAGGAAACTTTCCTAATTTTAAAGAGGCAATTAGAGCGGCTTGTGAGGTTTTTCATTCTCTAAAAAAGATTCTCTCCGAAAAAGGGTATGTAACAAGTGTAGGAGATGAAGGAGGTTTTGCTCCTAACCTCTCTACCAATGAAGAAGCAATAGAGTTAATACTTAAAGCTATTGAGAAAGCTGGATATAGGATAGGAGAAGAAATTGCAATAGCTTTGGATTCAGCAGCTTCTGAATTTTATGAGGGTGGACTTTATAATTTCGAAGGGAAAAAATTGTCCTCTGACGAAATGATATCTATCTATAGAAACTGGGTAGAGAAATATCCAATTATTTCAATAGAAGACGGTCTTGCTGAAGCTGATTGGGAAGGCTGGGAAAAATTAACTAAAGAATTGGGAAATAAGATTCAAATTGTAGGAGATGACATTTTTGTAACAAATACCTCTATAATAAAAAAAGGTATGGAAAGGAATATAAGTAATGCGGTCTTAATAAAACTTAATCAAATTGGGACTGTTACAGAAACAATTGAGGCAATTCAACTTACAAAAGATAATGGTTGGAAAGCCCTTGTTTCTCACCGTTCAGGAGAAACAGCAGACACATTCATTGCTCATCTTGCGGTTG